One Mercenaria mercenaria strain notata chromosome 12, MADL_Memer_1, whole genome shotgun sequence DNA segment encodes these proteins:
- the LOC123534223 gene encoding fatty acid-binding protein 10-A, liver basic-like yields the protein MDMNGKWKLVSADNIPEICDVLGTSAENKEKAIKLMGPGNNVTQDINIDGDSVSIVYTIGDKTININTKMGEPVDMPFFDGRMLKCVFSVDGEKLIENQTGAFEAVNIRFRQGSQLVMKMTSKNVTTTRVYDKV from the exons ATGGATATGAACGGCAAATGGAAGCTGGTGTCAGCAGACAACATACCTGAAATATGCGATGTTTTAG GGACAAGTGCAGAGAATAAAGAAAAAGCTATAAAGCTGATGGGCCCAGGCAATAATGTTACCCAGGATATCAACATAGACGGGGATAGTGTTTCTATTGTATATACTATCGGGGATAAGACGATAAACATAAACACCAAAATGGGAGAGCCAGTAGATATGCCGTTCTTTGACGGCAGGATGTTAAAG tgcGTGTTTAGTGTTGATGGAGAAAAGCTGATAGAGAATCAGACGGGAGCATTCGAAGCCGTGAATATCAGATTCAGACAAGGAAGCCAACTTGTTATG AAAATGACTTCAAAGAACGTTACAACCACTAGAGTATATGATAAGGTGTAA